The following proteins come from a genomic window of Thiothrix winogradskyi:
- a CDS encoding DUF2309 domain-containing protein, whose protein sequence is MSVAGNSHQHSHDFHHLLEHLEHILPSQAPLRDFVHHNTLHGLQHLPFPQALKTAHEITGADGYWPTEKFREQFRRGRIDASDLQAVLAADASLASEERVFTHSTGDVCRGDIYRTALACPIKPIAPSQFVWEVEENKVLERDGERWAACLAALQLDHHVLHSEDLLNFTPQRAARLFATQLEDQAEDIGARVTHEAHELLLHLILQVGENFTLRGLLQAVTGEDILHDMRPLLVRQVAAWLDQGISAWHNGTAGDNFFTAWRTASHHDLLPELEDLPDWQEHLYSLPDNAADAIVAELQRIGIPQEYWDGYLERLALEMPGWSGMFLWRHFHPDYVKTAAEHTDMLDYLAVRLSMEHLFARRLCRRIWLMEANLGDIRGRFRRHPAEFLVRYYTFNRPLPEYLLTPAQQLMYHRRPKVYDEQQWELLAHQIWTWAQVSAGSDGFSAYNHGWRLFRLMQQLQVDASSIRSLTPMQIQTIFTCMETLDDEHSGFLWLQAYERHYREQIFNALLNNHGRGMWEQRAQPPQAQVVFCMDEREEGIRRHLEELNPQIETLGAAAFFNLPMNWQGLDDESVTKLCPVPVTPVHLVRELPAEDAADLYHAHVRRSGWRKQLFTGLNHVTRHKLWLGTLSQLVLAPFALGVLLGKSYLPLRFGHWVQRLRRQVDQQVPTKIVFMAEQVDSERSSQRNQLGFSDAEQVEKVGGFLRTVGLTDGFAPLVVIMGHGSSNQNNPHAAAYECGACSGRHSGPNARVFATMANRPEIRELLAQQGIRIPADTWFVGAAHDTCDEQIPWYDTDKVPSTLLDQLSRLQATLIDAARHSAHERCRKLASAPRKPTLEQASRHIAGRAFDYSQARPELGHATNASALIGRRSATRGSFLDRRCFLISYDCTRDPDGRILENILLNAGPVGAGINLEYYFSTVNNAHYGAGTKVTHNLTGLFGVMEGVFSDLRTGLPQQMIEIHEPMRLLVVVEAKTAVVGEIYARQPPLQELIGGGWLQVAVKDPDAAMIDLFVPGTGFVRWEGERTELPTVQRSVEWYAGDYGHLSPALVTANTREAQYA, encoded by the coding sequence GTGAGTGTTGCCGGAAACTCACATCAGCATTCCCACGACTTCCACCATCTGCTGGAGCATCTGGAACACATTTTGCCGAGTCAGGCACCGCTGCGCGACTTTGTACACCACAATACCTTGCACGGTTTACAACACCTGCCATTCCCACAAGCCCTTAAAACGGCGCATGAAATAACGGGTGCTGATGGTTATTGGCCGACGGAAAAATTCCGTGAGCAATTCCGGCGTGGGCGCATTGACGCTAGCGATTTGCAGGCGGTGCTGGCGGCGGATGCCAGCCTTGCCAGTGAAGAGCGGGTTTTTACCCACAGTACCGGGGATGTGTGCCGGGGCGATATTTACCGGACTGCCTTGGCTTGTCCCATCAAGCCCATTGCCCCCAGCCAGTTTGTGTGGGAAGTGGAGGAAAACAAGGTTCTGGAGCGCGATGGCGAACGTTGGGCAGCGTGTTTGGCAGCGTTACAACTCGATCATCACGTATTGCACTCTGAAGACCTGCTGAATTTCACCCCGCAACGCGCAGCGCGGTTGTTTGCCACACAGCTTGAAGATCAGGCAGAAGACATCGGTGCACGGGTGACGCACGAGGCGCATGAATTGTTGTTGCATCTCATCTTGCAAGTGGGTGAAAACTTCACGTTGCGGGGGTTGTTACAGGCGGTAACAGGTGAGGACATCCTGCACGATATGCGTCCACTGCTGGTGCGTCAGGTCGCTGCTTGGTTGGATCAAGGCATATCGGCATGGCATAACGGTACGGCGGGTGATAATTTTTTCACGGCTTGGCGCACTGCCAGTCACCATGATTTATTACCGGAGCTGGAAGATTTACCCGACTGGCAGGAACACCTGTATTCCCTGCCCGATAATGCAGCTGATGCGATTGTCGCAGAATTGCAGCGCATCGGCATTCCGCAAGAGTACTGGGATGGCTATCTGGAACGGTTGGCACTGGAAATGCCCGGCTGGTCGGGGATGTTCCTGTGGCGGCATTTTCACCCCGATTATGTCAAAACAGCGGCTGAACACACCGATATGCTGGATTACCTTGCGGTGCGCTTGAGCATGGAGCACTTGTTTGCACGGCGTTTGTGCCGCCGCATCTGGCTGATGGAAGCCAATCTGGGCGATATTCGCGGGCGTTTCCGCCGCCACCCGGCAGAGTTTCTGGTGCGCTATTACACCTTTAACCGCCCGTTACCGGAATACCTGCTCACCCCGGCACAGCAACTGATGTACCACCGCCGCCCTAAGGTATACGACGAGCAGCAGTGGGAATTGCTAGCACACCAAATCTGGACATGGGCGCAGGTTAGTGCGGGAAGTGACGGGTTTTCCGCTTACAATCATGGCTGGCGTTTGTTCCGCCTGATGCAGCAGTTGCAAGTGGATGCAAGCAGCATCCGCAGTCTCACCCCCATGCAAATCCAGACGATTTTCACCTGTATGGAAACGCTGGATGACGAACACAGCGGCTTCCTGTGGTTGCAGGCGTATGAGCGCCATTACCGCGAACAAATTTTCAATGCACTGCTCAACAACCACGGGCGCGGCATGTGGGAACAGCGTGCACAACCCCCGCAAGCGCAGGTAGTGTTTTGCATGGATGAGCGCGAGGAAGGTATCCGCCGCCATCTGGAAGAACTGAACCCGCAAATTGAAACCCTTGGTGCAGCGGCATTTTTCAACCTGCCGATGAACTGGCAAGGGCTGGATGATGAAAGCGTCACCAAACTCTGCCCCGTGCCGGTCACACCCGTGCATTTGGTGCGCGAATTGCCCGCTGAGGATGCGGCTGATTTGTATCATGCCCACGTTCGTCGGTCGGGGTGGCGCAAACAGTTGTTTACCGGCTTGAATCACGTGACCCGCCATAAGTTGTGGCTGGGAACCCTCAGTCAGCTCGTGCTTGCGCCTTTTGCATTAGGCGTATTGCTGGGCAAGTCTTATTTGCCGTTGCGCTTCGGACATTGGGTGCAACGCTTGCGCCGTCAGGTGGATCAGCAGGTGCCGACCAAAATTGTCTTCATGGCAGAACAGGTGGATTCCGAACGTTCCAGCCAGCGTAATCAATTGGGGTTTAGTGATGCGGAACAGGTGGAAAAGGTCGGTGGTTTCCTACGTACCGTCGGTTTGACGGATGGTTTCGCGCCGCTGGTCGTCATTATGGGGCATGGTTCATCCAACCAGAATAATCCCCATGCTGCGGCTTACGAGTGCGGCGCGTGCAGCGGTCGCCATAGCGGGCCGAATGCGCGGGTCTTCGCGACGATGGCAAATCGCCCGGAAATCCGTGAGCTGTTGGCACAGCAGGGCATTCGTATTCCGGCGGACACTTGGTTTGTGGGGGCGGCACACGACACCTGTGACGAACAGATTCCTTGGTATGACACCGATAAAGTGCCAAGTACGTTGCTGGATCAGCTCTCCCGTTTGCAAGCGACACTGATTGACGCTGCTCGCCATTCCGCCCACGAACGTTGTCGCAAACTGGCATCTGCCCCGCGCAAACCCACCTTGGAACAGGCATCGCGGCACATTGCCGGACGGGCGTTCGATTACAGCCAAGCCCGCCCAGAACTGGGCCATGCCACCAATGCCAGTGCCTTGATCGGGCGGCGTTCGGCAACCCGTGGCAGTTTCCTCGATCGGCGTTGTTTCCTGATTTCCTATGACTGCACCCGTGACCCTGACGGCAGAATTTTGGAAAATATCCTGTTGAATGCAGGGCCGGTGGGCGCGGGGATCAACCTCGAATACTACTTTTCCACCGTCAATAACGCGCATTACGGCGCAGGTACCAAAGTGACCCATAACCTCACCGGCTTGTTCGGGGTGATGGAAGGGGTGTTCAGCGATTTACGTACCGGCTTACCACAACAGATGATCGAAATCCATGAACCCATGCGCCTACTGGTGGTAGTGGAAGCGAAAACGGCGGTAGTCGGCGAGATTTATGCGCGGCAGCCCCCCTTGCAGGAACTGATCGGTGGCGGCTGGTTGCAGGTAGCGGTGAAAGACCCGGATGCGGCGATGATTGATTTGTTTGTGCCGGGGACGGGGTTTGTGCGTTGGGAAGGTGAACGCACCGAGTTGCCCACCGTGCAGCGTTCCGTGGAATGGTATGCGGGGGATTATGGGCATTTATCGCCTGCGTTGGTGACGGCGAATACACGTGAGGCGCAATATGCCTAA
- a CDS encoding proton-conducting transporter membrane subunit, translating to MPNELLLLIPGFPFLAAVWIILGFIFGWNRGEKGERETAFVAVTANTLSLLIMLGLAIYDFTHGAPGYVALFPWLQSGTYQVFFSLMLDTLSLSFGVVMATINLLAVRFAVNYLHREAGFQRFFIVMSLFSCAMLLIVLSGSALLGFIGWEMAGISSYMLIAYAWQRETATEGATRAFVTNRFGDTGYLFGMFIAFTALGSTEWNVLLQDHDDESISGMVLGIMTMGFMLAALVKSSQFPFSAWITRALEGPTPSSAVFYGAVMVHAGIYLLLRLEPLIEQVPLLGNILLLIGSLTVLYGWLGAQVQTDIKSSLIFSTQQQTGLMLIAIGLGWYTVAAIHMGLHAMWRAYQFLHSPSFLQQTGWQAAKPVPAWLRKQHWLYTAALQRFWLVPLENWLLVRPTEALAREAQAFDSRVVDRMTGTPSHSNMLTTFAELQAFQQGKLRLESGIGKGSGVLGKLMQWVAEQMEWLEDRLLLKKGGGALGERLRQLGENLDLVEELLSQPRYLMVLIAATLAVIL from the coding sequence ATGCCTAACGAATTACTCCTATTAATCCCCGGTTTCCCCTTCCTTGCCGCTGTCTGGATTATTCTCGGCTTCATCTTCGGCTGGAACCGGGGCGAAAAAGGTGAACGTGAAACGGCTTTCGTTGCGGTCACTGCCAACACCCTGAGCCTGCTGATCATGTTGGGATTGGCGATTTACGATTTTACCCACGGCGCACCGGGTTATGTCGCGTTGTTTCCTTGGCTGCAAAGCGGTACGTATCAGGTTTTCTTCAGCCTGATGCTGGACACCCTAAGCTTAAGTTTCGGGGTGGTGATGGCAACCATCAATCTGCTGGCGGTGCGCTTTGCGGTCAATTACCTGCACCGTGAAGCCGGTTTCCAGCGGTTTTTCATTGTGATGTCGCTGTTTTCCTGCGCGATGTTGCTGATTGTGTTGTCGGGCAGTGCCTTGCTGGGCTTTATTGGTTGGGAAATGGCAGGCATCAGTTCCTACATGCTGATTGCTTACGCATGGCAGCGCGAAACCGCGACCGAAGGTGCAACCCGTGCATTTGTCACCAACCGTTTCGGCGATACCGGCTATTTGTTCGGGATGTTCATTGCCTTTACCGCGCTGGGCAGTACCGAGTGGAATGTGTTGCTGCAAGATCATGATGACGAAAGCATTTCCGGCATGGTGCTGGGCATTATGACGATGGGCTTCATGTTGGCGGCACTGGTGAAATCATCGCAGTTTCCGTTCAGTGCGTGGATTACCCGTGCGCTCGAAGGCCCCACACCATCCAGTGCAGTATTTTACGGTGCGGTAATGGTTCATGCAGGCATTTACCTGTTGCTGCGCCTTGAACCCTTGATCGAACAAGTGCCGCTGCTGGGTAACATCCTGCTGCTGATTGGCAGCCTGACCGTACTGTATGGTTGGTTGGGGGCGCAAGTGCAAACCGACATCAAAAGCTCCCTGATCTTTTCCACCCAACAGCAAACCGGTTTGATGCTGATTGCTATCGGCTTGGGTTGGTATACGGTTGCCGCGATTCACATGGGGCTGCACGCGATGTGGCGGGCGTATCAGTTCCTGCATTCGCCGTCTTTTCTGCAACAAACCGGCTGGCAGGCGGCAAAACCTGTCCCCGCGTGGTTACGCAAACAGCATTGGCTGTATACCGCTGCCCTCCAGCGTTTCTGGCTGGTGCCACTGGAAAACTGGTTGCTGGTGCGCCCGACCGAAGCACTGGCACGCGAGGCGCAAGCCTTCGATTCCCGCGTGGTCGACCGCATGACCGGCACGCCCTCACACAGCAATATGCTGACCACCTTTGCGGAACTGCAAGCCTTCCAGCAAGGTAAGTTGCGACTGGAAAGCGGCATTGGCAAAGGCTCAGGTGTACTCGGCAAGCTGATGCAGTGGGTCGCCGAACAAATGGAGTGGCTGGAAGACCGGCTCTTGTTAAAAAAAGGTGGCGGCGCACTGGGCGAACGCTTGCGTCAGCTAGGGGAAAACCTCGATCTGGTGGAAGAATTGCTCTCCCAGCCGCGCTACCTGATGGTATTGATAGCGGCAACCCTTGCCGTTATTTTGTAG
- a CDS encoding putative inorganic carbon transporter subunit DabA: MTHHSQAHTDPLTQLREAIAALDAVLPIQAPLQDFVHFNPLMHYEHLPFAQALRAAHADSGSLGYLPASEYRRFFRAGRITRHDLFTVLADEPEQWAERELYVTALSNDIKAISFQQMRWQVEENHALERFQSDVAFEQRDKLLANSGQTEAEAIQALWETCLQKLELDYALPHPEAMLNLPLSDLNSVWDRLKQHEQYGQTIADAETFIHAESRHLLHQLLDEVGTRITVRGLLRQLADVDVLEQMLPLLDRHFASWLDQGIAALNPQAHGFYAYWREATLHDITLSLHGLDNWADHIESLDSDPLETIHQELMRLGIDKAHWAGYLRALALELPGWSGMFNWRAKHPHYYGLSAPVSLEDYLAVRLVLEHLYCRHFTSEHWQINASLPNIRGYFHQHQDEFFVRYHAYNSNLPEYLQHIAQQFLNTEEDVQPHEWHQLAHQILTWKLAPETILPMGTDIYRKAWRLFHLAQHMALDAKAVTQLERTRLEQMLAILEAFDDPHTSGYLWLRAYEHHYQEEVFSAILNKETAPALSAPPAAQLIFCMDDREESLRRHLEEIAPDVETFGAAGVFGLPNNWRALDAPRPLKLAQPVVTAVHELRETPTTTARQRLPAHLRRLRALNWLKYWKNHRMRHSVLGTAISLPLLAPFAVLDMLGRSIMPATYQRLLSKVQQRSSVPLQTQVAYTATQVLECPNAAHNQIGFSADEKVAKVATFLKLTGFTSGFAPLVVLMAHRSHHLNNPHILGYGCGACSGRFGGPNARAFAGMANEPEVRAQLAAQHAIHIPASCWFIASEHDTSSDDIDWFDTDLIPASHQAVFQRVRAVTEQAAQHSALERCRKFASASHKLSPQQAKHHVAGRAASPDQVRAELGHQGCAVAFIGRRELSKGIFWDRRSFLISYDPHNDPDGKLLEAQLQGNGVVGVGIQMDYYFSRMQNGYFGSGSKATHNLTGLFGVMEGGASDLRTGLAQQMVELHEPMRLLAIVEADIATLVAIYQRHDYLRLLLDNGWVLLAAKPPERQEIHLFQPGKGFVHWQGAVQPLPKVASSRDWYADHDRYLPPAAIQRGVAHA, encoded by the coding sequence ATGACTCACCACAGTCAGGCACATACCGACCCGTTGACGCAGTTGCGTGAAGCCATTGCGGCGCTGGATGCGGTATTGCCCATACAAGCACCGTTGCAGGATTTTGTGCATTTTAATCCCCTGATGCATTACGAACACTTACCGTTTGCACAGGCATTGCGGGCAGCCCATGCCGATAGCGGCTCATTAGGCTATTTGCCTGCCAGTGAATACCGGCGTTTTTTCCGTGCCGGGCGTATTACCCGTCACGATCTGTTTACTGTCTTGGCGGATGAGCCGGAACAATGGGCGGAACGCGAACTGTATGTCACGGCTCTGAGCAACGATATTAAGGCGATCAGTTTCCAACAAATGCGTTGGCAGGTGGAAGAAAACCACGCGCTGGAACGTTTTCAAAGCGATGTAGCCTTTGAGCAGCGCGACAAACTGCTGGCAAACAGCGGGCAAACAGAAGCCGAGGCAATTCAGGCATTGTGGGAAACTTGTTTGCAAAAGCTGGAACTGGATTACGCCTTGCCACACCCCGAAGCCATGCTCAATCTGCCGTTGAGTGACCTTAACAGCGTGTGGGATCGCCTCAAGCAACACGAGCAATACGGGCAAACCATTGCCGATGCGGAAACCTTTATTCACGCAGAAAGCCGTCATCTATTACATCAGTTACTGGATGAAGTCGGCACGCGGATTACTGTGCGTGGTTTGTTGCGTCAACTCGCTGACGTTGATGTACTGGAACAAATGCTGCCCTTGCTGGATCGTCATTTTGCCAGTTGGCTGGATCAGGGCATCGCGGCACTGAATCCCCAAGCACACGGTTTTTACGCTTACTGGCGCGAAGCCACCTTACATGACATCACCCTGTCGCTGCACGGGCTGGATAACTGGGCAGACCATATCGAATCCTTGGACTCCGACCCGTTGGAAACCATCCATCAGGAATTGATGCGCTTGGGTATCGACAAAGCGCATTGGGCTGGCTACCTACGGGCATTGGCACTGGAACTGCCCGGCTGGTCGGGGATGTTCAACTGGCGAGCCAAACATCCGCACTACTACGGGCTAAGCGCCCCCGTGAGTCTGGAAGATTACCTCGCGGTGCGGCTGGTGCTGGAACACCTGTACTGCCGCCATTTCACCAGTGAACACTGGCAGATCAATGCCAGTCTGCCCAATATTCGTGGTTACTTCCATCAGCATCAGGATGAGTTTTTCGTCCGTTATCACGCCTACAACAGCAATTTGCCGGAATACCTGCAACACATTGCCCAGCAATTCCTCAATACCGAGGAAGACGTGCAGCCACACGAATGGCACCAACTGGCGCACCAGATTCTTACTTGGAAACTTGCCCCGGAAACCATCCTGCCCATGGGAACGGACATTTACCGCAAGGCATGGCGGCTGTTCCACCTAGCGCAACACATGGCTCTGGATGCCAAGGCAGTAACACAACTGGAACGGACGCGACTTGAACAAATGCTGGCAATCCTCGAAGCATTCGATGACCCGCATACCAGTGGATATTTGTGGTTACGCGCTTACGAACACCACTACCAAGAAGAAGTGTTCAGCGCAATTTTAAACAAGGAAACTGCACCGGCATTGTCTGCCCCACCCGCTGCGCAACTGATTTTCTGCATGGATGACCGTGAAGAAAGCCTGCGCCGTCATCTGGAAGAAATCGCCCCTGATGTGGAAACGTTCGGTGCGGCGGGCGTTTTCGGCTTACCGAATAACTGGCGTGCGCTCGATGCACCGCGTCCGCTGAAACTGGCGCAGCCAGTGGTAACGGCAGTTCACGAACTCCGCGAAACCCCGACCACAACCGCACGGCAACGCTTGCCTGCCCATTTGCGGCGTTTGCGTGCGCTGAATTGGCTGAAATACTGGAAAAATCACCGGATGCGCCACAGTGTTTTGGGTACTGCCATTAGCCTGCCACTGCTTGCACCGTTTGCCGTCTTGGACATGCTAGGGCGCAGCATTATGCCTGCCACCTACCAACGCTTACTGAGCAAAGTACAGCAGCGCAGCAGCGTGCCCTTGCAGACACAAGTGGCGTATACCGCGACACAGGTGCTGGAATGCCCGAACGCTGCTCACAATCAGATCGGCTTCAGTGCGGATGAGAAAGTGGCAAAAGTGGCGACCTTCCTCAAGCTGACCGGCTTTACCAGTGGCTTTGCGCCGTTGGTGGTATTAATGGCGCACCGTTCGCACCACCTGAATAACCCGCACATCCTTGGTTACGGTTGCGGCGCGTGCAGCGGGCGTTTCGGCGGACCGAATGCACGCGCATTTGCAGGCATGGCAAATGAACCGGAAGTGCGGGCGCAACTGGCAGCGCAACACGCCATCCACATTCCGGCAAGCTGCTGGTTCATTGCCAGCGAACACGATACCAGCAGCGATGACATCGACTGGTTTGATACCGACCTGATTCCGGCAAGCCACCAAGCCGTGTTCCAACGGGTACGTGCCGTGACTGAGCAAGCGGCACAGCACTCGGCACTGGAACGTTGCCGCAAATTTGCCTCTGCCAGCCATAAGCTCAGCCCACAGCAAGCCAAGCATCATGTGGCAGGACGTGCCGCTTCCCCCGATCAGGTGCGGGCAGAGCTGGGGCATCAGGGCTGTGCGGTTGCGTTTATCGGGCGGCGCGAACTCAGCAAAGGGATTTTCTGGGATCGGCGTTCTTTCCTGATTTCCTATGACCCGCATAATGACCCCGATGGCAAGTTGTTGGAAGCGCAGTTGCAAGGCAATGGCGTCGTCGGGGTCGGTATCCAGATGGATTATTACTTTTCGCGGATGCAAAACGGTTACTTCGGCTCAGGCAGCAAAGCCACCCACAATCTGACCGGCTTGTTCGGGGTGATGGAAGGGGGAGCCAGCGATTTGCGTACCGGGCTTGCCCAGCAGATGGTGGAATTGCACGAGCCTATGCGCTTACTAGCCATTGTGGAAGCCGACATTGCTACCTTGGTGGCAATTTACCAGCGTCATGACTATTTGCGTTTATTGCTGGATAACGGTTGGGTGTTGCTGGCAGCGAAACCGCCGGAACGTCAGGAAATTCACCTGTTCCAGCCCGGCAAGGGGTTTGTGCACTGGCAAGGCGCAGTGCAGCCCTTGCCCAAGGTAGCCTCATCGCGTGACTGGTACGCGGATCATGATCGGTATTTACCGCCAGCGGCAATTCAGCGGGGGGTGGCTCATGCCTGA
- a CDS encoding proton-conducting transporter membrane subunit, protein MPDALLLLIPGLPLLAFGVIGLLTLFRWNKGDAGERLSARIALGVGLVSLLLVLWADVTHFASPAPHVPLLPWLHSGVYITSISMTVDGLSLTFATLIAVITLLVTRFSVNYLHREAGFQRFFMVLMLFVAAMQLIALSGSAILAFVGWELAGVSSFLLIAYNWQSRVATANAVRAFVTNRIGDAGFLLGMFMAFSLFHSTEWDVMLVPQPLESGLLIGVMTLGFMAAALVKSAQFPFSGWITRALEGPTPSSTVFYGSIMVHAGIFLLLRIHPLLEQAPLLQYLLLLLGGLTVLFGWLGGLAQTDIKTSLMFSTLAQTGLMLVSIGLGWYTLALVHLVLHALWRAYQFLHSPSFALHTQWQAAPPAPAWLRKQRWLHNAALQRFWLDPLADWLLVKPTLALSQETQVFDGQILDKLSGTPGHYSGISTLADMQAMQQGQQRLESGIGTGSGLLGKLMQWVAEKLEWFEQHLLLQRGAGPAQALLNALSRYQDRIERLLTQPRYLVLLVVVTLVVIF, encoded by the coding sequence ATGCCTGATGCTTTGTTATTACTGATTCCCGGTTTGCCATTGCTGGCCTTTGGCGTAATCGGGTTATTGACTTTGTTTCGTTGGAACAAAGGGGATGCCGGTGAACGCTTAAGCGCACGCATTGCCTTGGGTGTGGGGCTTGTCAGCCTGTTGCTGGTATTGTGGGCGGATGTTACCCATTTTGCCAGCCCTGCGCCGCATGTGCCGCTCTTGCCTTGGTTACATAGCGGGGTATACATCACCAGTATCAGCATGACGGTGGATGGTTTAAGCCTGACGTTTGCCACGCTGATTGCCGTCATCACGCTGTTGGTGACGCGGTTTTCGGTCAATTATTTGCATCGGGAAGCCGGTTTCCAACGCTTTTTCATGGTGTTGATGCTGTTTGTAGCGGCGATGCAATTGATTGCCTTGTCGGGTAGTGCGATTTTGGCGTTTGTCGGCTGGGAATTGGCAGGGGTGAGTTCGTTCCTGTTGATTGCTTACAACTGGCAGAGCCGGGTTGCTACGGCAAATGCTGTCAGGGCTTTCGTCACCAACCGCATCGGCGATGCCGGTTTTTTGTTGGGAATGTTCATGGCGTTTAGCCTGTTCCACAGTACTGAATGGGATGTGATGCTCGTACCGCAACCGCTGGAATCCGGTTTGCTCATCGGCGTGATGACACTGGGGTTCATGGCAGCGGCACTGGTGAAATCGGCACAGTTTCCGTTTTCGGGGTGGATTACGCGGGCATTGGAAGGCCCTACGCCATCGAGTACGGTGTTTTACGGTTCGATTATGGTTCATGCGGGCATTTTCCTGTTGCTGCGCATCCATCCCTTATTGGAACAAGCCCCCCTATTGCAATACCTGTTGTTACTGTTGGGTGGTTTGACGGTGTTGTTTGGTTGGCTGGGTGGTTTGGCGCAAACGGACATTAAAACCTCGCTGATGTTTTCGACGTTGGCGCAAACCGGCTTGATGTTGGTAAGCATTGGGCTGGGTTGGTATACCTTGGCATTGGTGCATCTGGTGTTACATGCCTTGTGGCGGGCTTACCAGTTTTTGCACTCCCCCTCCTTTGCCTTGCATACCCAGTGGCAGGCTGCCCCACCAGCACCGGCATGGTTACGTAAACAACGCTGGCTGCATAACGCTGCCTTGCAACGTTTCTGGTTAGACCCGCTGGCGGATTGGTTACTGGTGAAGCCAACACTGGCGTTATCACAGGAAACCCAGGTGTTTGACGGGCAGATTCTCGACAAGCTCAGCGGTACACCGGGGCATTACTCCGGCATTTCGACACTGGCGGATATGCAGGCCATGCAGCAAGGGCAACAACGTCTGGAAAGTGGCATTGGTACAGGTTCAGGGCTGCTGGGCAAGCTGATGCAGTGGGTGGCGGAAAAACTGGAATGGTTTGAGCAGCATCTGTTACTGCAACGCGGTGCTGGTCCGGCGCAAGCCTTGCTGAATGCGTTAAGCCGTTATCAGGACAGGATTGAACGTTTGCTCACCCAGCCGCGCTATCTGGTGCTGTTGGTGGTGGTGACGCTGGTCGTGATTTTTTAG
- a CDS encoding complex I subunit 4 family protein translates to MTFTEIPSQTPLLGMLQLLPLITGLILIKVRGEAAVALGSIAALAQLLMAVMLYIRFDTQQPAGVMQFAENVPIVGAFHYHAAVDGIGVLFVLLTSLISLLSIVFILVRRLHESSILAVMMVIQAIITSQFVTVDLLWFTLMSALEVLLIASMTKRWPTFHDIQPTLARYLQFMAVGIALLVFGTLVLGWNYADANDGRWSFSLYELAQLGFEPGSVVATLVFFALFYGLGVRIPLFPLHGWLPSFMHHGNVAVAPIYLLGLKVGIYGLLRFVMPIVPHAVWEWHTIAVIFASTGVFYAAFLAMRERNLRRLLAFAVVSHTGILTIGLFSLHHMAFQGAILLALNFGLAISGLILMTGMVWQRTRTTNLDKLGGMFDYIPVVGLAFLVAGLAVVGMPGTPGFDAVHFVLEGSIKRFGALVTVAAALGNLVAAGFLLRSFQRAFLAQPGGNTSRWDTSPAHPAETLMAGIVITVTVVAGFYSAPWLELIEQPVNGLSSLFAAMSGDAPAGGH, encoded by the coding sequence ATGACATTTACTGAAATCCCTAGCCAAACCCCGTTATTGGGGATGCTGCAATTGCTACCGCTCATCACCGGGCTAATCCTGATCAAGGTGCGCGGGGAGGCGGCGGTTGCCTTGGGGAGTATTGCCGCGCTGGCGCAACTGTTAATGGCGGTGATGCTGTATATCCGTTTTGATACCCAGCAGCCTGCCGGGGTCATGCAGTTTGCCGAGAACGTGCCAATCGTTGGGGCATTTCACTACCACGCCGCCGTCGATGGGATTGGTGTGCTGTTTGTCTTGTTAACCAGCCTGATCAGCTTGCTGAGTATTGTGTTTATTCTGGTGCGCCGCCTGCATGAAAGCTCGATTCTGGCAGTGATGATGGTGATTCAGGCGATTATTACCAGCCAGTTTGTCACCGTGGATTTGTTGTGGTTCACGCTGATGTCAGCATTGGAAGTGCTACTGATTGCTTCTATGACCAAACGCTGGCCGACATTCCACGATATTCAACCAACACTGGCGCGTTACCTGCAATTCATGGCGGTGGGAATTGCCTTGCTGGTGTTTGGCACCTTGGTATTGGGCTGGAATTATGCCGATGCCAATGACGGACGCTGGAGTTTCAGCCTGTACGAATTGGCGCAACTGGGCTTTGAGCCGGGCAGCGTGGTGGCGACGCTGGTATTTTTCGCGCTGTTTTACGGGTTGGGGGTGCGGATTCCGTTATTCCCGCTGCATGGTTGGCTACCAAGTTTCATGCACCACGGCAATGTGGCAGTCGCCCCGATTTATTTGCTGGGTTTGAAAGTGGGCATTTACGGTTTGCTACGCTTTGTCATGCCGATCGTGCCGCACGCGGTGTGGGAATGGCACACGATTGCGGTGATTTTTGCCAGCACTGGGGTGTTCTATGCCGCGTTTCTGGCGATGCGTGAGCGTAATTTGCGGCGTTTACTGGCGTTTGCCGTGGTCAGTCATACCGGGATTTTGACGATTGGCTTGTTTAGCCTGCACCACATGGCGTTTCAGGGGGCAATCCTGCTGGCGTTGAATTTTGGTCTGGCGATTTCAGGGCTAATCCTAATGACCGGGATGGTGTGGCAACGTACCCGCACGACCAATCTTGATAAGCTGGGTGGCATGTTCGATTACATTCCAGTGGTAGGCTTGGCGTTTTTGGTGGCAGGTTTGGCAGTGGTGGGAATGCCGGGAACACCGGGCTTTGATGCCGTGCATTTCGTGCTGGAAGGGTCGATCAAGCGTTTCGGGGCATTGGTGACAGTGGCAGCCGCCTTGGGTAACTTGGTGGCGGCTGGATTTTTATTGCGTTCGTTTCAGCGGGCGTTTTTGGCACAACCGGGGGGGAATACCAGTCGTTGGGATACCAGCCCCGCACATCCTGCGGAAACCCTCATGGCGGGCATTGTGATTACGGTGACGGTGGTCGCCGGTTTCTATTCCGCACCTTGGCTGGAGTTGATTGAGCAGCCAGTCAATGGTTTAAGCAGTTTATTTGCGGCAATGAGCGGCGATGCGCCCGCAGGAGGTCACTAA